The following proteins are co-located in the Castanea sativa cultivar Marrone di Chiusa Pesio chromosome 8, ASM4071231v1 genome:
- the LOC142605696 gene encoding F-box/LRR-repeat protein At1g67190, translated as MEDLPVEVVGNILSRLGAARDVVIASAICRKWREAYRKHLHTLSFNSTDWTVYRDLTPSRLEILITRTIFQTTGLQGLSILMDDVDVFSASAVIAWLMYTRETLRRLIYNVRTTPNVNILEICGRQKLESLLLAHNSITGVEPNFQRFPCLKSLSLSCVSISALDLSLLLTACPKIETLELVDPEIAMSDAQVTVELTSPTLKSIYVEGISLDKFILEADSIECLHLKDCALEIFELIGKGTLKHFKIDDVSVLHLDIGEIVENLEIVDISNFTIIWPKFYQMISRSSKLQRLRLWDMVFDEEDEIVDLETIAVCFPQLSHLSLSYDLRDGVLHYGLQGSSHLVNVTVLEIGWIVINDLFSHWVEGLLERCPNLKKLVIHGIISEAKSHDECQILARFTSSIVQLMRKYLHVEVQFEYQ; from the coding sequence ATGGAGGATCTTCCTGTTGAAGTTGTTGGGAACATACTATCCAGGCTAGGAGCGGCCCGAGATGTAGTGATAGCCTCTGCAATTTGTCGTAAATGGCGAGAAGCTTACCGGAAACACCTTCACACACTGTCATTCAATTCCACTGATTGGACTGTTTACCGTGATTTGACCCCTAGTCGGCTAGAAATCTTGATAACTCGAACAATATTTCAAACCACGGGATTACAAGGTCTGTCAATTCTGATGGATGATGTTGATGTGTTCTCGGCATCTGCTGTCATTGCATGGCTTATGTATACCAGGGAAACATTGCGCCGATTGATTTATAATGTTCGGACTACTCCAAATGtaaatattcttgaaatatgtgGCAGGCAGAAGCTGGAATCTTTGTTGCTGGCCCATAATTCTATTACCGGGGTTGAAcccaattttcaaagatttcctTGTTTGAAATCCCTATCTTTAAGTTGTGTCAGTATTTCAGCATTGGATCTGAGTCTTCTCCTCACTGCCTGCCCAAAGATTGAAACCTTGGAACTTGTGGATCCAGAGATTGCAATGTCTGATGCACAAGTGACAGTTGAGCTGACAAGTCCCACATTGAAGAGTATATATGTCGAAGGAATCAGTCTGGACAAGTTTATATTGGAGGCTGATAGTATTGAGTGCTTGCACTTGAAAGATTGTGCCCTCGAGATTTTTGAACTCATTGGAAAGGGGACCTTGAAGCACTTCAAGATTGATGATGTTAGTGTGTTACATCTTGATATTGGTGAGATTGTAGAAAATCTTGAGATTGTAGATATCAGCAACTTCACAATTATATGGCCAAAATTTTACCAAATGATCTCAAGATCATCAAAATTACAGAGGCTTCGCCTTTGGGATATGGTGTTTGATGAAGAGGATGAGATTGTGGATTTGGAAACAATTGCTGTTTGTTTCCCACAGCTGAGTCACCTTTCATTGAGTTATGACTTAAGAGATGGAGTGCTTCACTACGGTTTGCAAGGGTCTTCTCACTTGGTGAATGTGACTGTGTTGGAGATTGGTTGGATTGTAATCAACGATCTTTTCTCACATTGGGTTGAGGGGCTGCTAGAACGATGCCCAAATCTTAAGAAGTTGGTCATTCATGGGATTATTTCAGAGGCAAAATCACATGATGAATGCCAAATTTTGGCCAGATTTACATCTTCCATTGTTCAGCTCATGAGAAAGTATTTGCACGTTGAGGTGCAGTTTGAGTATCAGTAG
- the LOC142607976 gene encoding transmembrane 9 superfamily member 5-like: MIIIMCKTSEIIALTVVLSALSLIVHSATANPNNHRYNVGDPVPLFVNKVGPLNNPSETYYYYDLPFCRPDPLVLKKESFGEVLNGDRLTNALYELKFRQDKTRETLCQKKFKVAEVARFRGAVIDDFYFQMYYDDLPLWGFVGKVEQESGILGEKGPKYYLFKHVQFDVLYNGDQVIEIRAFSDPNYVMDITEDVEIDVTFTYSVIWNESSTKFKDRMGKYSRASLVPIRQQIHWFSFINSVVIIVLLMGLLTLLFMRRLKNDMKKCADGDEEEDKEVGWKYIHGDVFRPPPNLSLFCAVLGTGTQLLTLVFILFGLAFLGVLYPYNRGALLASLLWIYTITSVIAGYTASSFHNQFAEGGWEWSVRLAGLLYLGPLLVTGLILNIVATGLRATAALPFGTITVILLVCPCIAIPLLAFGGVFGYRHRSEFEAPCATKRYPREIPPLAWYRKTPCQMFIAGLLSFSAIVLELHHLYASMWGYKICTLPGILFITFVILVILTAMISVGLTYIQLSVEDHAWWWRSVLCGGSTAIFMFGYCIYFYARSNMNSFIQLSFFIGYNACMCYAFFLILGTISFHASLMFVRHIYHAVKSE; encoded by the exons atgattattattatgtgtAAAACCTCGGAAATCATTGCCCTCACAGTGGTCTTGTCAGCCCTAAGCTTGATAGTCCATTCAGCCACAGCAAATCCAAACAACCATCGCTACAATGTAGGAGATCCCGTCCCCTTATTCGTCAACAAAGTCGGACCCCTCAACAATCCCAG TGAGACATACTACTACTATGACTTGCCATTTTGCCGACCAG ATCCGTTAGTTCTGAAGAAGGAATCCTTTGGGGAAGTTCTGAATGGTGATCGCTTAACCAATGCTTTATACGAGTTAAAATTTCGGCAGGACAAAACCAGGGAGACCCTGTGCCAAAAGAAGTTTAAAGTTGCTGAAGTTGCAAGGTTCAGGGGTGCTGTCATTGATGATTTTTACTTCCAGATGTATTATGATGATCTTCCATTGTGGGGGTTCGTTGGGAAAGTTGAACAGGAGAGTGGAATACTTGGTGAGAAGGGTCCCAAGTACTATCTCTTCAAACATGTTCAGTTTGATGTTCTTTACAACGGGGACCAAGTCATAGAAATACGTGCTTTTAGCGATCCCAATTATGTCATGGATATAACAGAAGATGTTGAAATTGATGTTACTTTCACTTATTCGGTTATCTGGAATGAGAGCTCAACTAAGTTCAAGGACAGGATGGGAAAATATTCGAGGGCTTCATTAGTGCCAATCCGCCAGCAAATCCATTGGTTCTCGTTCATTAATTCAGTTGTAATTATTGTACTCTTGATGGGATTGCTTACCTTGCTTTTTATGCGGCGTCTCAAGAATGATATGAAGAA ATGTGCTGATGGGGATGAGGAAGAAGATAAGGAGGTTGGTTGGAAATACATTCATGGTGATGTATTTAGACCTCCTCCAAACTTGTCCTTGTTTTGTGCTGTCTTGGGCACTGGTACCCAGCTGCTGACTCT ggttttcattttatttggccTAGCATTTCTTGGTGTCCTCTATCCATACAATCGTGGAGCACTGCTTGCATCTCTTCTTTGGATATATACAATTACATCTGTGATTGCAGGGTACACTGCTTCTTCTTTCCACAATCAGTTTGCTGAGGGTGGATGG GAATGGAGTGTTCGTCTTGCTGGGCTTCTGTACCTGGGCCCATTGCTTGTGACAGGGCTCATTCTTAATATAGTTGCCACAGGTTTACGGGCCACAGCTGCACTTCCATTTGGCACCATTACAGTGATTCTTCTTGTATGTCCATGCATTGCTATTCCATTGCTTGCCTTTGGTGGGGTTTTTGGATACCGTCATAGGTCTGAATTTGAGGCACCCTGTGCTACAAAACGATACCCAAGAGAGATTCCACCATTAGCTTGGTACCGGAAAACACCTTGTCAAATGTTTATTGCTGGTCTTTTATCCTTTAGTGCAATTGTCCTTGAGTTACACCACTTGTATGCAAGCATGTGGGGCTACAAAATATGTACTCTTCCTGGCATATTATTCATCACCTTCGTCATCCTCGTCATTCTAACTGCAATGATTAGTGTTGGTTTAACATATATTCAGCTTTCTGTGGAAGACCATGCATGGTGGTGGAG ATCGGTGTTGTGTGGGGGCTCAACAGCCATTTTTATGTTCGGCTATTGCATCTACTTCTATGCCAGGTCAAACATGAACAGTTTCATACAACTATCCTTCTTTATAGGATATAATGCTTGCATGTGCTATGCATTCTTCCTCATTCTCGGTACAATCAGTTTTCATGCTTCCTTAATGTTTGTTCGCCATATATACCACGCTGTTAAAAGCGAATGA
- the LOC142608312 gene encoding cell division protein FtsZ homolog 2-2, chloroplastic-like isoform X1 translates to MATCISPCSMPSSRRVSVGILASPRGGILKESQMCTASTLKIVDKKSSLWGACQKNAVEFSWFKCSVNSHNISSNHRRDTFLDLQTEVSVLRGDGNVKEGLRESFIPSNYNEANIKVVGVGGGGSNAVNRMLESSMKGVEFWIVNTDVQAIKMSPVSPENRLQIGQELTRGLGAGGNPDIGMSAANESKAAIEESLHGADMVFVTAGMGGGTGTGGAPVVAGIAKSMGILTVGIVTTPFSFEGRRRAVQAQEGIAALRSNVDTLIVIPNDKLLTAVSQSTPVTEAFNLADDILRQGVRGISDIITVPGLVNVDFADVRAIMKDAGSSLMGIGTATGKTRARDAALNAIQSPLLDIGIERATGIVWNITGGSDLTLFEVNAAAEVIYDLVDPSANLIFGAVIDQSLSGQVSLTLIATGFKRQGESEGRKPQVARRDGSFGINRRPSSTEGSLVQIPEFLKKKGRSRYPQV, encoded by the exons ATGGCAACTTGCATATCACCCTGTTCTATGCCATCTAGCAGGCGAGTTTCGGTTGGAATACTAGCCTCCCCAAGGGGGGGAATTCTAAAGGAGTCTCAAATGTGTACCGCTAGTACCCTGAAGATTGTTGACAAGAAGAGTAGTTTGTGGGGAGCTTGCCAAAAGAATGCAGTGGAATTCTCTTGGTTTAAGTGCTCCGTTAATTCTCACAACATTAGTTCAAACCACAGGAGAGACACTTTTTTGGATCTACAGACTGAGGTCTCAGTGCTCAGAGGTGATGGAAATGTCAAGGAGGGCTTAAGAGAATCTTTCATTCCAAGTAACTACAATGAAGCCAATATTAAAGTTGTTGGTGTTGGGGGTGGTGGTTCTAATGCTGTTAATCGAATGCTAGAGAGTTCAATGAAGGGTGTGGAGTTTTGGATTGTTAACACAGATGTTCAAGCGATTAAAATGTCCCCGGTTTCCCCAGAGAACCGCTTACAAATTGGTCAGGAACTTACTAGGGGTCTTGGCGCTGGTGGAAACCCAGATATAGGCATGAGTGCTGCCAATGAAAGCAAAGCAGCAATAGAGGAATCACTTCACGGTGCAGACATGGTCTTTGTAACG GCTGGAATGGGAGGAGGAACTGGAACTGGTGGGGCTCCAGTAGTTGCAGGCATTGCAAAGTCCATGGGTATCTTGACTGTTGGTATTGTCACGACTCCATTCTCTTTTGAGGGGCGAAGGCGGGCAGTTCAAGCTCAGGAAGGAATTGCAGCTCTAAGAAGCAATGTTGACACATTGATTGTTATTCCTAATGACAAGTTGTTGACTGCAGTTTCACAGTCAACCCCAGTAACAGAGGCATTCAATTTGGCTGATGACATACTTCGGCAGGGTGTTCGTGGCATCTCTGATATCATAACG GTTCCAGGTCTGGTCAATGTTGATTTTGCTGATGTGCGGGCTATCATGAAAGATGCCGGTTCTTCTTTAATGGGTATAGGTACTGCAACTG GGAAGACTAGGGCAAGAGATGCTGCATTGAATGCCATCCAGTCACCTTTGTTAGATATCGGAATAGAAAGAGCTACTGGAATTGTTTGGAATATAACTGGTGGAAGTGATTTAACTTTATTTGAG GTGAATGCTGCAGCAGAGGTTATATATGACCTAGTAGATCCCAGTGCAAACTTGATATTTGGAGCAGTGATAGATCAATCACTAAGTGGCCAG GTCAGCCTAACTCTGATTGCCACTGGATTCAAACGCCAGGGTGAAAGTGAAGGGAGG AAACCTCAGGTTGCACGTCGTGATGGTTCCTTTGGGATCAATAGACGACCCTCTTCCACAGAAGGCAGTTTAGTGCAGATCCCTGAGTTCTTAAAGAAGAAGGGGCGATCTCGCTACCCACAAGTctaa
- the LOC142608312 gene encoding cell division protein FtsZ homolog 2-2, chloroplastic-like isoform X2, translating into MATCISPCSMPSSRRVSVGILASPRGGILKESQMCTASTLKIVDKKSSLWGACQKNAVEFSWFKCSVNSHNISSNHRRDTFLDLQTEVSVLRGDGNVKEGLRESFIPSNYNEANIKVVGVGGGGSNAVNRMLESSMKGVEFWIVNTDVQAIKMSPVSPENRLQIGQELTRGLGAGGNPDIGMSAANESKAAIEESLHGADMVFVTAGMGGGTGTGGAPVVAGIAKSMGILTVGIVTTPFSFEGRRRAVQAQEGIAALRSNVDTLIVIPNDKLLTAVSQSTPVTEAFNLADDILRQGVRGISDIITVPGLVNVDFADVRAIMKDAGSSLMGIGTATGKTRARDAALNAIQSPLLDIGIERATGIVWNITGGSDLTLFEVNAAAEVIYDLVDPSANLIFGAVIDQSLSGQVSLTLIATGFKRQGESEGRVARRDGSFGINRRPSSTEGSLVQIPEFLKKKGRSRYPQV; encoded by the exons ATGGCAACTTGCATATCACCCTGTTCTATGCCATCTAGCAGGCGAGTTTCGGTTGGAATACTAGCCTCCCCAAGGGGGGGAATTCTAAAGGAGTCTCAAATGTGTACCGCTAGTACCCTGAAGATTGTTGACAAGAAGAGTAGTTTGTGGGGAGCTTGCCAAAAGAATGCAGTGGAATTCTCTTGGTTTAAGTGCTCCGTTAATTCTCACAACATTAGTTCAAACCACAGGAGAGACACTTTTTTGGATCTACAGACTGAGGTCTCAGTGCTCAGAGGTGATGGAAATGTCAAGGAGGGCTTAAGAGAATCTTTCATTCCAAGTAACTACAATGAAGCCAATATTAAAGTTGTTGGTGTTGGGGGTGGTGGTTCTAATGCTGTTAATCGAATGCTAGAGAGTTCAATGAAGGGTGTGGAGTTTTGGATTGTTAACACAGATGTTCAAGCGATTAAAATGTCCCCGGTTTCCCCAGAGAACCGCTTACAAATTGGTCAGGAACTTACTAGGGGTCTTGGCGCTGGTGGAAACCCAGATATAGGCATGAGTGCTGCCAATGAAAGCAAAGCAGCAATAGAGGAATCACTTCACGGTGCAGACATGGTCTTTGTAACG GCTGGAATGGGAGGAGGAACTGGAACTGGTGGGGCTCCAGTAGTTGCAGGCATTGCAAAGTCCATGGGTATCTTGACTGTTGGTATTGTCACGACTCCATTCTCTTTTGAGGGGCGAAGGCGGGCAGTTCAAGCTCAGGAAGGAATTGCAGCTCTAAGAAGCAATGTTGACACATTGATTGTTATTCCTAATGACAAGTTGTTGACTGCAGTTTCACAGTCAACCCCAGTAACAGAGGCATTCAATTTGGCTGATGACATACTTCGGCAGGGTGTTCGTGGCATCTCTGATATCATAACG GTTCCAGGTCTGGTCAATGTTGATTTTGCTGATGTGCGGGCTATCATGAAAGATGCCGGTTCTTCTTTAATGGGTATAGGTACTGCAACTG GGAAGACTAGGGCAAGAGATGCTGCATTGAATGCCATCCAGTCACCTTTGTTAGATATCGGAATAGAAAGAGCTACTGGAATTGTTTGGAATATAACTGGTGGAAGTGATTTAACTTTATTTGAG GTGAATGCTGCAGCAGAGGTTATATATGACCTAGTAGATCCCAGTGCAAACTTGATATTTGGAGCAGTGATAGATCAATCACTAAGTGGCCAG GTCAGCCTAACTCTGATTGCCACTGGATTCAAACGCCAGGGTGAAAGTGAAGGGAGG GTTGCACGTCGTGATGGTTCCTTTGGGATCAATAGACGACCCTCTTCCACAGAAGGCAGTTTAGTGCAGATCCCTGAGTTCTTAAAGAAGAAGGGGCGATCTCGCTACCCACAAGTctaa